Proteins encoded within one genomic window of Gallus gallus isolate bGalGal1 chromosome 1, bGalGal1.mat.broiler.GRCg7b, whole genome shotgun sequence:
- the CLDN34 gene encoding claudin-34: MGPRNDLYLSDGSISFYSFQSTPLWLHGKAHGRAGPCTMNSLIATSHLQLASFALGTIGWILCTVSMGLVEWRVWHVDNTTIISSGIAWVGIWKVCFISYNHVSPGYEEQFCHKFSGYDSSIPGEIYAAQGLLVIAMVTGLLGLTATIYALRNISMGISRKTSITRFFLVGGCFYVCAGLCVLIPVSHNFYSVTHNQSIAFPPSYLMPSSPVAQEAGAAIPIGIIAAILLLLSGTFSLSYRFPVTTNT, encoded by the exons ATGGGACCAAGAAATGATCTTTATCTCTCAGATGgtagcatttcattttattcttttcaaag CACTCCGCTCTGGCTGCATGGCAAGGCCCATGGCAGAGCAGGCCCCTGCACGATGAACTCCCTGATCGCCACCTCTCACCTCCAGCTAGCTTCCTTTGCACTGGGGACAATAGGCTGGATTCTGTGCACCGTTTCCATGGGACTTGTGGAGTGGAGAGTGTGGCATGTGGACAACACCACCATCATCTCCTCTGGCATTGCCTGGGTGGGGATTTGGAAAGTCTGCTTCATCAGTTATAATCATGTCTCGCCTGGCTATGAAGAGCAGTTCTGCCACAAATTCAGCGGTTATGACTCCTCCATCCCTGGCGAAATCTATGCTGCTCAGGGTCTCCTGGTGATCGCCATGGTCACGGGATTGCTGGGACTGACTGCCACAATATATGCTCTGAGAAACATTTCTATGGGAATCAGTCGTAAAACTTCCATTACCCGTTTCTTCCTGGTGGGTGGCTGCTTCTACGTATGTGCCGGTCTGTGTGTCCTGATTCCAGTGAGCCATAACTTCTATTCTGTAACTCATAACCAGAGCATCGCCTTCCCTCCCTCCTACCTCATGCCCTCCAGTCCTGTGGCACAGGAAGCTGGTGCTGCCATTCCCATTGGGATTATAGCtgccatcctgctgctgctgagcggGACCTTTTCTCTGTCCTACAGATTTCCTGTAACCACAAACACGTGA